A segment of the Oceanotoga teriensis genome:
AGGAATGTCTGGAAAAGAATTTAAATGAATGCTTAAAAATAAGTCAGCATTTTTATCATTAGAATAAGCTGCCCTTTCATAGAGACCAATATATTCATCTTTTTCTCTTGTTAAATATACATCTATATCATATTCTGCAAGCAAATTTAAAACTTCTTTTGCAACTTTTAAAGTAAAATCTTTTTCTTTTGTTGAATTTGGCCCTATCATTCCAGGATCCCATCCTCCATGTCCTGGATCTATTACAAGAACCGGCATATCAACTTCATCAAATTTAAATTCCATAACAATTTTTTTATCTTTGATAGTTTTTTTCATTTTAGCTTTACTTCTAAAAAGTATTTTTACCCAAACTTCAGTCTGAGAGTAATGATAAGCTTTAATATATCTTATTTTAGAATTAAATTCTTTATAATAATAAGAATTTGGAAGTTCTGCTCCCTTAATTTTAATAAGATATCCCATAGAATTAACCAATGAATATACTTCAACAATGGCTTCCTCAGAAAGATCAATTTCTGTTTTTGCGGTATCTTCAGTAAAATAAGTATTTATAGAATTTATATTTGATAAAGGAATATTTAAATAATAAGCAACAGAAGACTCTAATAATTCTAAGTTTAAAAGTTTTGAAATTATATTCGCTGTGGTATAAATATTATTTTCATTTACTATAAATTCTTCATCATTAATCTTTATAACCTCATCTTGATCTACAACTGCAACTTTTTCATTTAAAAATATAAAAGTTTTAGATTTTTCAGATTTGAGATAAATTAAAGAATCGTTTTCAATTTTAAATTCTTTGTTTAATTTATGAGCTATATATTTAAAATCAATATAAGTAATTCCATTTTGTTCAAAATAATACTCATTTTCCATAGGTCTCCATTGTAAAAAAACATTTTTTGAAAACATAAATGTTCCAATAATAATTAATAAAATAGTTAAAAATAATCTTTTCATTAAATCACCTATATATTAAGGTTTATTTTACTTCGAAATCAACTATATCATAAGGTATTCTAATAATCTGACCTATATAAATTTTAGAAGAATCTTCTATTTTATTATAAATCATAATATCTTGTATTTTTGTAAAAAAATTATTAGATATAGAAAGTAATGTATCACCAGATTTAATTTCATATTCAAAATAATCCTTAGTTTTTTCTAAAAGATTTAGAGAAATAAAATCTTCACTTTCAAAATTTTCACTAATGTAAAAAATTTGATTGAAATCATTTGAAAAGCCACTCAAAAAAACAGCTATAAAAATAATAATAAAACATTTTTTCATCAATTACCCTCCAAAATATCTACAACTTTCTGAGCAATTTTATCATTTGCTAAAACATAATCAGCATAACCATCTTCAACAACCGCCTTAGGCATTCCATATACTACACAGGTTTCTTTAGCTTCAGCAATTACTTTACCGCCTAAATGGTTTATCTTAAAAGCTCCTTTTGCACCATCTCTTCCCATACCTGTAAGTACAACACATATAGAATTAGATTTAAAAATTTCTGCAGCAAGATCAAATGTAAAATCTGCAGCCGGTCTAACATTATTTATCTTATCCGATGAATCCAAAAATAATTTAACACTATTAAACTCTTTTTTTAACCCAAGATGAAAATTACCAGGAGCAATATATACATGATTTTTTTCTAAAATATCTCCTTCTTCAGCTTCTTTGACTGTTAATTCTGAAATTCTATTCAATCTATCGGCAAGAGATTTTGTAAATCCTGCCGGCATATGTTGAACAACAACAACGGGAATATTTAAATTACCTGGCAAAACAGGAATAACTTTATCAAGAGATCTTGGACCACCAGTTGAACTTGCGATAAGAAGTATTTTATCTTTAGATAAATTTTTAGTTGTTGTTATTTTTTTAGTTGGCCTACTCTGAATTTTTAAATTATCCACAGAAATTTTAAACACATCATTAATCTTTTTTAATAAATCATCTTGCACCTGTCTAAATGTCCATGACGTACTTCCAGCAGGTTTCTGAATAAAATCAACAGCACCATTTTCCAGACATTCTATTGTAATAGAAGCCCCTTCTGAAGTAAGACTACTAACCATAATAACTCTTGTTGGATACTTTTTCATTATTATTTTTAATGCTTCGAGACCATTTAACTTAGGCATTTCAACATCTAATGTAATTATATCTGGTTTTAAATTCACTGCTTTTTCTACAGCCTCAAGTCCATCTCTGGCCATACCAATTACCTTCATGTTTGGTTGTTTATCAATTATATCTTTTAAAACCATTCTCATAAAAGCAGAATCATCAACTATAAGAACCTTAATTTTATCCATATTGCTACCTCCTCTTAGAAAAAAGAACAATAATGACCAGGAAAATTATCGCTATAATTATACCATATTTTGGACTCAAGTTGAAAATAGCCCTTCCAAAAATAATTACACCAATCACAACAGAAAATACGGCTGCAATTAAAACTATTGCAGCCGATATATCTTTTATTTTTCCGACTATATGATTATATTCAGGATTTATAAAATCCATTATCTTTTCAATTACCGTATTTAAACTTTCCATTAATAAAACGATCATAACAGCAAAAGCTATCCATAAAAATTCTATACCAGTTAAATTCAAAAAAAGAGAAATAAATAAAACTAAAAGTCCTATAAATATTTGAATTCTAAAATTATTTTGAGTGTTAAAAATTTCTGATAAACCTTTAGCTGCATATTTCACGCTATTAATAAATCTTTTCAATTATTCATATCCTCTTCCCAGTCTCGTCACTAAATGTTTATTTTTCAACTTATAAGTCTTATCTATAGAATTATATCCTAATTTCAAAGCACTTTCATCGAGTTCATGATAACTTTCTTTTACATTTTCTTTCATAGTTTCGATTAAAGCATCTATAGAAACTATATTTGTAACTTTTGCAAGCATACCTAATCCTACCATATTAGCAACATTTAAATGTTTTAATTCAGTATAAGCGAGTTTAGAAGGTGAAACTTTTAATATTTTTTTTGTTATTCTATTAGCAGTTTGTGGAATTTGATTTACAAATTCATCATCATAAAAAACAACTCCATTTTTCTTCAAAAATTGAAGATGAGGAAGTCCAAGTTCATGCATTATATAAATGACATCAAAAGTATCTGATTTCGGATAATCTATCTGTTCTTCATCAAATAAAACATCACAATAAGCCAATCCACCTCTAACCTGTGCTCCAAAATGTTGAGTTTGAACAACCCAATACCCTTCTTTCATCAAAGCTTGCGCTAAGACCATTCCCATCAAAATATTACCTTGACCTGCTTCACCTGAAAATCTTATTGCTTTTGGAGTTGAAATAGAAAGATTCATCATTTAACACCTCCATTAACAACAGATTCTCTCATCTTCTCATAATATTCAAGATACCCTGCTTTATCTTCGTTTATAAATTCACCCATCACAATTTTTCCTTTTAATTCTTCTTTTGACATATCTTTAGATTTTGAAATAGAAATAGTATTATCTTTAAAATACTGATGAAGTTGAGCAGGTTTAGGCATACTATTATATCTTCCAAAATAAGTATGACAATTACTTATTACTTCAATAATAGAAATACCTTTATGTTTGATTCCTTTTTCAATAAATTTAGCAGTTTGTAAAAAATGATAGACGGTAGATCTTGCAACATATGTTGCACCAGAAGCAATTGCGAGTTGTACAGGATCAAATTGATTTTCAATATTTCCATAAGGTGCGGTTGATGCCAATGAATCACTCGGGGTTGTAGGAGAATATTGACCACCTGTCATTCCGTAGATAGAATTATTAAATATAACCACAGTTATATCAAGATTTCTTCTACAAGCATGAATAAAATGATTACCACCAATAGCAAGCATATCTCCATCTCCACCCATAACAATAACATCAAGATCCGGTCTTGCTAATTTAACACCAGTAGCAAAAGCAATTGATCTACCATGTAAAGTATGCATAGTATTAAAATCGAGATAACCTGTTACCCTTGAAGAACAACCTATTCCCGATACAACGGCAACTTTATTCTTGTCCAATCCAAGATTATTTGCCGCTTCTAAAAAAGATTTCATAACTATACCATTACCACAGCCAGGACACCATACATGTGTCATTCTGTCTTTTCTCAAATAGTTAAAGTATTTTTCTGATGGCATTGATGCACCTCCAATTATTTTATTTGAAAAAAGAAATTAATTCATTATCTTAGTTTCAATATTACATTTCTTAAAAAATAATTTCGTTAAATTATCTGGATAAGGATTTTTAAAAATAACTTTTCCTATTCCAGCATTTATTATAAGCCTTGCACAAACAGAACAAGGTTGATGAGTTACATATATTATAGAATTATCCGTTTTAATACCAAATTTAGCAGCTTGCATCAAAGCATTTTGTTCAGCATGCAAACCGAAACATACTTCTTGATGTTCTCCACTCTTTATTTCAAGTGCATCTCTTATACACCCTATATCTTTACAATGAGGAAATCCTGAAGGAGGCTGATTATAACCTGTTGCTAAAATTCTTTTATCTTTAACAATAATAGCCCCAACTTGTCTGTGTAAACAACTCGATCTTTCACTTACCAAAAAAGAAACTCTCATAAAATAATCATCCCAAGATTCTCTTGGACTTTTTATTACATTTTCAAAATCAATACTCTCAAGATATTTTGATACTCTATCTTTTAATTCCATTCTATTCCTCCATTTCTACTATCTTCAAAAATACATATCTGGAATGATTAAAACCATTTTCATTTAATTTTAATTTCTCATTTTTATCAAAAAAAGCAGAAAAATTTCCAATCAAATAATCTATGTATTTGTCAACATCTATACATTCATAACGCTTTTTTAATTCTCGTAAATCAATTCCTTCAAATAAGCGTAATCCCATAAATAAAGTCTCTTTAAAATCATCAAAAAAACTATTTTTGACTGAATATTCTTCAGGAAGTTCTTCAGAATTTAATTTATTCATATACCGTGAAATATTTTTCTCATTTACATATCTGTTTCTATTATAATACCCACCAGCAGAAATGCCAAATCCGATATAATTCAAATTTCGCCAATAAAACTTATTATGATACGACTCTTTGTCAAAAATTGCCCAGCTTGAAATCTCATAACGTTTATAATCAAATTCATTTAATTTTGAATATATGAAATCAAGCCCCTCATCAAAAAAATCATCCTCTGGCATTAAAAATTTTTGTTTCATTTTTTCTAATAAAGAATCATGATCGCTATCATAAACATAATAAGAAATATGTTCTGGTCTATGTAACTTTATAAAATTCAAATTACTTTTAACTACATTCAAATTATCTTCTGGTAAACCCATTATAAAATCAAAACTTATATTATCAAAAAAATTTCTCAATAAATAAATATTATCAGATATGGTTTCTGGATAATAAGGTCTATTAACTAATTTCAAAATATTTTTATCAACACTCTGAACTCCTAAAGAAATTCTATTTATACCAGCTGATTTATATACTTCTAAATCTTTCTCATTCAAAATACCAGGATTCATTTCCATAGTAATTTCTTCAAAAGTTCCCAAAAAATTATCTTTTAAAAAATCCATTACTTCTTTAATATAAAACGATTTTACATAATTTGGTGTACCACCACCAAAATAAACCGTTTTAATAGAATTTTTCAATAGAAAATTTTTTCTTAACAAAATTTCTTTTTTTAAACAATTAAAATACTCTTTTTGCATTGATATATTTGTAGTAGATGGATAATCACAATATAAACATTTTGATTTACAAAATGGAATATGAAAATAAAGCGCCAGATCATTAGAGTTCAAAAAATATTCCTCCTCCATTTGAAGAAAAATAAATTATTAATGGTAAATCAAAATCTTTATCTATTAAATAAATTTCATAGTCCAGAGGCTCTTTAAAAACGGCATTTAAAGAAATTTCAAAATCATGGTTTAAAAATTCAAACCCATAATAACTAAATATATATGGATATATATTTAAATTATTTATTCCAAAACCTATTCCTAAAAAATTTGTGTAATATTTATCCAAAGTATCTATTTTAATACCACTTACAAAAGTATCGTTTCTAAAGCCTAAAGTAATTGGTAATTTAAAATATTTATCTGAATACCCATCAAATCTATACGAATTTATTTCATCAAAAGATATTAAACTTAATCCACCTTTAAAATATCCAGGGACTAAAATTTTATTAAAACTGTATGAATATTCATGAAAACCACCAGTAAATACCTCTGTTCTTGAAAAACTATTACTCTTAATAATACCTAATAAATCATTAGAAGATCTCATTTCATATCCAAAAACAAAATTTGAATTATAAATTGGAATATTTAAAAAAGCAGAAAATAATCTTTCACCTGTCTTAATTTTAACCTCTCTAAAAAAAATTTTTTGTGTAATAAAAGATCTATGTAAATCATTGAAAGAAACTTTAGCATTAATATCTTTTAAATCTTCACTTCCAATACCAATATTAAAATAAAAATCATCTGAAGTACTTGGAATATTATATAAATTTATATTATACGAAGAAAAAGATAAAGATACAATGATTAAAAAAATACTAAAAAAAACTTTTTTCATATATATACCTCCTCAAAAGGCAAAACCGGGCTATAATACCCGGTCTTTATTTTAATAAGTCTAAAAATATTTCATTAACTTTTGAAGGATTGGCCTTTCCTTTTGTTTGTTTCATAACTTGCCCAACGAAAAAACCGAGTAAGTTGTTCTTACCATTTTTATATTTTTCAACATTTTTAGGATTAGCTTTTAAAATTTCTAAAGCCATTTTTTTCAATTCTTCATCATCATCAATCTGTTCAAGTCCTTTTTCTTTTACTATAATTGATGGCATTATTCCTTCAGAATAAACTTGTGGAAAAATATCTTTAGCTATTTTTGTAGATATTTTATTAGAATCCAAAAGATCCTTTAAATCTTTTAAATGTTCTGGTTTAAAGTTCAAATCATTTACTTCATCTTCATTTTCTTTCATAAGTCTTAAGATATCTCCTATAAACCAATTAGATACAAATTTTCCATCTTTTACAATTTCTACACATTCTTCATAAAAATCTGCAAATTCTTTATTAGAAGAAATAACATCTGCATCATATTCTGGAATATCATAATTTTCAACAAATCTTTTCGATTTTTGTTCGGGTAATTCAGGTAGTCTATTTTTTACTTTTTCTATTCTATCTTTTTCAATCACTAAATAAGGTATATCTGGTTCTGGAAAATATCTATAATCGGCTTCTTCTTCTTTTGTTCTCATAGAAAATGTTGATTTAGTAGTTGCATCCCAACCTCTTGTTTCTTGAACCATATTCTCATTATTTTTTAAAACTTCTATTAATCTTTCTCTTTCGTATTCAAGAGCCTTTTCGACAAATTTAAAAGAATTTATATTTTTTATTTCAACTCTTTTTGATGATTTTCCAGTTTCTTCATCAATAATAGAAATATTAGCATCACATCTCAAAGCACCTTTTTCCATATCTCCAGAAGAAATATTAGCATATCTCAAAATATCTCTAAGTTTTTCCATAAATTCTCTTGCTTGAGAAGGGCTTTTTATATCTGGTTCTGTAACTATTTCTATTAAAGGTATACCAGCTCTATTATAATCAATCAATGATTCTTTAGCAGTTGAAATTTGATCTCCTTGATGAAGCATTTTTGCTGTATCTTCTTCCATATGTATTCTATTAATTCTAATTTTATCACCATCAATTTTTATATACGCATCACTTACAATGGGATAAAAATACTGTGTTATTTGATATCCTTTTGGGAGGTCTGGATAAAAATAATTTTTTCTATCAAATTTAGAAATTTCATTAATTTTTCCATTTAAAGCTAATCCAGCCATAATTGCTAAATCTACTGCTTC
Coding sequences within it:
- the hemW gene encoding radical SAM family heme chaperone HemW; translation: MNSNDLALYFHIPFCKSKCLYCDYPSTTNISMQKEYFNCLKKEILLRKNFLLKNSIKTVYFGGGTPNYVKSFYIKEVMDFLKDNFLGTFEEITMEMNPGILNEKDLEVYKSAGINRISLGVQSVDKNILKLVNRPYYPETISDNIYLLRNFFDNISFDFIMGLPEDNLNVVKSNLNFIKLHRPEHISYYVYDSDHDSLLEKMKQKFLMPEDDFFDEGLDFIYSKLNEFDYKRYEISSWAIFDKESYHNKFYWRNLNYIGFGISAGGYYNRNRYVNEKNISRYMNKLNSEELPEEYSVKNSFFDDFKETLFMGLRLFEGIDLRELKKRYECIDVDKYIDYLIGNFSAFFDKNEKLKLNENGFNHSRYVFLKIVEMEE
- a CDS encoding LysM peptidoglycan-binding domain-containing protein; protein product: MKKCFIIIFIAVFLSGFSNDFNQIFYISENFESEDFISLNLLEKTKDYFEYEIKSGDTLLSISNNFFTKIQDIMIYNKIEDSSKIYIGQIIRIPYDIVDFEVK
- a CDS encoding 2-oxoacid:ferredoxin oxidoreductase subunit beta, which gives rise to MPSEKYFNYLRKDRMTHVWCPGCGNGIVMKSFLEAANNLGLDKNKVAVVSGIGCSSRVTGYLDFNTMHTLHGRSIAFATGVKLARPDLDVIVMGGDGDMLAIGGNHFIHACRRNLDITVVIFNNSIYGMTGGQYSPTTPSDSLASTAPYGNIENQFDPVQLAIASGATYVARSTVYHFLQTAKFIEKGIKHKGISIIEVISNCHTYFGRYNSMPKPAQLHQYFKDNTISISKSKDMSKEELKGKIVMGEFINEDKAGYLEYYEKMRESVVNGGVK
- a CDS encoding protein-glutamate methylesterase/protein-glutamine glutaminase codes for the protein MDKIKVLIVDDSAFMRMVLKDIIDKQPNMKVIGMARDGLEAVEKAVNLKPDIITLDVEMPKLNGLEALKIIMKKYPTRVIMVSSLTSEGASITIECLENGAVDFIQKPAGSTSWTFRQVQDDLLKKINDVFKISVDNLKIQSRPTKKITTTKNLSKDKILLIASSTGGPRSLDKVIPVLPGNLNIPVVVVQHMPAGFTKSLADRLNRISELTVKEAEEGDILEKNHVYIAPGNFHLGLKKEFNSVKLFLDSSDKINNVRPAADFTFDLAAEIFKSNSICVVLTGMGRDGAKGAFKINHLGGKVIAEAKETCVVYGMPKAVVEDGYADYVLANDKIAQKVVDILEGN
- a CDS encoding 2-oxoacid:acceptor oxidoreductase family protein, translated to MMNLSISTPKAIRFSGEAGQGNILMGMVLAQALMKEGYWVVQTQHFGAQVRGGLAYCDVLFDEEQIDYPKSDTFDVIYIMHELGLPHLQFLKKNGVVFYDDEFVNQIPQTANRITKKILKVSPSKLAYTELKHLNVANMVGLGMLAKVTNIVSIDALIETMKENVKESYHELDESALKLGYNSIDKTYKLKNKHLVTRLGRGYE
- the gatB gene encoding Asp-tRNA(Asn)/Glu-tRNA(Gln) amidotransferase subunit GatB, whose protein sequence is MMYKTIIGLEIHTQLLTKTKAFCKCSADHFENEINKNVCPICSGQPGSLPVLNEEAVDLAIMAGLALNGKINEISKFDRKNYFYPDLPKGYQITQYFYPIVSDAYIKIDGDKIRINRIHMEEDTAKMLHQGDQISTAKESLIDYNRAGIPLIEIVTEPDIKSPSQAREFMEKLRDILRYANISSGDMEKGALRCDANISIIDEETGKSSKRVEIKNINSFKFVEKALEYERERLIEVLKNNENMVQETRGWDATTKSTFSMRTKEEEADYRYFPEPDIPYLVIEKDRIEKVKNRLPELPEQKSKRFVENYDIPEYDADVISSNKEFADFYEECVEIVKDGKFVSNWFIGDILRLMKENEDEVNDLNFKPEHLKDLKDLLDSNKISTKIAKDIFPQVYSEGIMPSIIVKEKGLEQIDDDEELKKMALEILKANPKNVEKYKNGKNNLLGFFVGQVMKQTKGKANPSKVNEIFLDLLK
- a CDS encoding deoxycytidylate deaminase produces the protein MELKDRVSKYLESIDFENVIKSPRESWDDYFMRVSFLVSERSSCLHRQVGAIIVKDKRILATGYNQPPSGFPHCKDIGCIRDALEIKSGEHQEVCFGLHAEQNALMQAAKFGIKTDNSIIYVTHQPCSVCARLIINAGIGKVIFKNPYPDNLTKLFFKKCNIETKIMN
- a CDS encoding diacylglycerol kinase family protein, with protein sequence MKRFINSVKYAAKGLSEIFNTQNNFRIQIFIGLLVLFISLFLNLTGIEFLWIAFAVMIVLLMESLNTVIEKIMDFINPEYNHIVGKIKDISAAIVLIAAVFSVVIGVIIFGRAIFNLSPKYGIIIAIIFLVIIVLFSKRR
- a CDS encoding N-acetylmuramoyl-L-alanine amidase family protein, translated to MKRLFLTILLIIIGTFMFSKNVFLQWRPMENEYYFEQNGITYIDFKYIAHKLNKEFKIENDSLIYLKSEKSKTFIFLNEKVAVVDQDEVIKINDEEFIVNENNIYTTANIISKLLNLELLESSVAYYLNIPLSNINSINTYFTEDTAKTEIDLSEEAIVEVYSLVNSMGYLIKIKGAELPNSYYYKEFNSKIRYIKAYHYSQTEVWVKILFRSKAKMKKTIKDKKIVMEFKFDEVDMPVLVIDPGHGGWDPGMIGPNSTKEKDFTLKVAKEVLNLLAEYDIDVYLTREKDEYIGLYERAAYSNDKNADLFLSIHLNSFPDIPSVRGSEVYYYDFSSAKYRSLITWKMKYDSKKDKATIDDWVSVKKDSIKESKKFAIELENNLLDKDFKSRGTKPETYAVLSYTRSPAVLFELEFLSNPDVEKKFLNGDYVDDFAEIIKKSILDYFNIKEAN